A genomic segment from Pistricoccus aurantiacus encodes:
- the dksA gene encoding RNA polymerase-binding protein DksA produces MPAAAQKTDAAKKFVPYEPAPGEEYMNERQLEHFRQILLDWKQDLMEEVDRTVRHLQEEANNYADPADRATQEEGFSLELRTRDRERKLLKKINETIDNIDEDDYGFCEACGVEIGIRRLEARPTATLCVDCKTLAELKEKQLGG; encoded by the coding sequence ATGCCAGCAGCAGCACAGAAAACGGATGCGGCGAAGAAATTCGTTCCCTACGAGCCGGCGCCGGGCGAAGAATACATGAACGAGCGGCAGTTGGAGCATTTCCGCCAGATTCTGCTCGACTGGAAACAGGATCTGATGGAAGAGGTGGATCGTACCGTTCGCCATCTTCAGGAAGAGGCCAACAACTACGCGGACCCGGCGGATCGCGCGACCCAGGAAGAAGGATTCAGTCTCGAGCTGCGCACTCGCGACCGGGAGCGCAAGCTGCTCAAGAAGATCAACGAGACCATTGATAACATCGATGAGGACGACTACGGTTTCTGCGAAGCCTGCGGCGTCGAGATCGGCATTCGCCGCCTCGAGGCGAGGCCTACCGCTACGCTATGTGTCGATTGCAAGACGCTGGCTGAGCTCAAGGAGAAGCAGCTCGGCGGATAA
- the sfsA gene encoding DNA/RNA nuclease SfsA, with amino-acid sequence MDYPDLTPGILIKRYKRFLADVAVDSGDVVTVHCANTGSMRSINVPGCRVWLSHSSDPKRKLAWTWELIELPQPDGTRIVSSVHTGRANGLVAEALGAGRIPELSGYASLKREIRVEEGRLDFYLNDDRLGDAYIEVKQVTLRETDGHGYFPASVTVRGARHVQTLARLAEAGHRAVLMFCVVNDGIEAVAPARHIDPHYADVLIDAVRRGVEVLAYGCRLTWQDGAPQAIRLDRALPVVLDREWQAPVSHQ; translated from the coding sequence ATGGATTATCCTGACCTGACCCCAGGCATTCTGATCAAACGCTATAAGCGCTTTCTGGCGGATGTCGCCGTGGACAGCGGCGACGTGGTGACAGTGCACTGCGCCAACACCGGATCGATGCGCTCCATCAACGTGCCGGGCTGTCGGGTGTGGCTTTCCCATAGCTCTGATCCCAAGCGCAAGCTGGCCTGGACCTGGGAACTGATCGAACTGCCGCAGCCGGACGGTACGCGCATCGTCTCTTCGGTGCACACCGGGCGGGCCAATGGCCTGGTGGCGGAGGCTCTCGGGGCGGGGCGTATCCCTGAGCTTAGCGGCTACGCGAGCCTCAAACGTGAGATCAGAGTCGAGGAGGGGCGGCTCGACTTTTATTTGAACGATGACCGCCTGGGCGATGCCTATATCGAAGTCAAGCAGGTCACCTTGCGGGAAACCGACGGCCATGGCTACTTTCCCGCCTCGGTGACGGTGAGAGGAGCGCGGCACGTTCAGACCCTGGCAAGGCTCGCTGAAGCCGGGCATCGGGCGGTGCTGATGTTCTGTGTGGTCAACGACGGCATTGAGGCAGTAGCACCGGCGCGGCATATCGACCCTCATTACGCGGATGTGTTGATCGATGCGGTCCGCCGTGGCGTCGAAGTGCTGGCTTATGGCTGTCGTCTGACTTGGCAAGATGGCGCACCCCAAGCGATACGTCTGGACCGGGCGCTGCCGGTGGTGTTAGACCGAGAATGGCAGGCACCGGTCAGTCATCAATGA
- a CDS encoding ChaN family lipoprotein — MKTLLALGAWGLLPQAVLGDTGPLGRVWDTRQEKWLDTQVLRERLLEASTIIVGERHDNPEHHRLERWLVNILADAGRLGGVAMEMLDAHQQTLLEAHSLDYWCSLDDDQLQKALEWQEGWDWQAYGPTVRRVLELDVPLLGANLVGDEVRGIARAGKAPALSASVAEWQRQALIEGHCGMLPEDRLDGMLGVQVARDRAMAKALAALPEIGVLICGAGHARRDVGVARYMTPKPLTLGLVELPAGMADWRQALPRSADSDPAFDLVWFTPSMQRDDPCKMLRRRFGGSSSEIDDQGSM; from the coding sequence TTGAAAACGCTGCTGGCGCTGGGTGCCTGGGGGCTGTTGCCCCAGGCGGTTTTGGGCGACACTGGTCCGCTGGGGCGAGTCTGGGATACCCGACAAGAAAAGTGGCTTGATACCCAGGTGCTGCGGGAGCGGCTGCTGGAAGCCTCGACGATCATCGTCGGCGAGCGTCATGACAATCCCGAGCATCACCGCCTGGAGCGCTGGCTGGTGAACATCCTGGCGGATGCGGGCCGGCTGGGCGGGGTCGCCATGGAAATGCTTGATGCCCATCAGCAGACGCTGCTGGAGGCGCACTCTCTCGATTACTGGTGCAGTCTTGATGACGACCAGTTGCAGAAAGCCTTGGAGTGGCAAGAAGGTTGGGACTGGCAGGCCTACGGACCGACGGTAAGGCGGGTTCTCGAACTCGATGTACCCCTGCTGGGGGCTAACCTGGTCGGCGATGAAGTGCGCGGTATCGCTCGAGCCGGCAAGGCGCCAGCGCTTTCCGCGTCGGTCGCCGAATGGCAGCGCCAAGCGCTCATCGAGGGCCATTGCGGCATGCTGCCGGAAGACAGGCTGGACGGCATGCTCGGCGTGCAGGTGGCGCGGGATAGAGCCATGGCGAAGGCGTTGGCAGCACTGCCGGAGATAGGGGTGTTGATCTGCGGCGCCGGCCATGCCCGCCGAGATGTGGGGGTGGCACGCTATATGACGCCGAAACCGCTTACCCTGGGGCTGGTGGAGCTGCCGGCGGGAATGGCGGATTGGCGCCAGGCGTTGCCGCGGAGCGCCGACAGCGATCCCGCCTTCGACCTGGTCTGGTTCACGCCGTCCATGCAGCGAGATGACCCCTGCAAGATGCTGCGCCGGCGCTTTGGCGGGTCGTCGTCGGAGATCGACGATCAGGGATCGATGTAG
- a CDS encoding DUF4426 domain-containing protein, producing the protein MKSRIRSGSVSNRFASACLVALLLLLSAGWAQAEQFERVGDYKIYYSAVNTSFLTPEVASANNIQRSKVLALLNVSVREQLENGEDRAVNATVNGQVSNQAGQAQSLSFRRVQDGEAIYYLSTFRIQPDEPMKFELDVTYDANQPPAEVNFIQRFYIDP; encoded by the coding sequence ATGAAATCCAGGATTCGAAGCGGTAGCGTGTCCAATCGATTCGCCAGCGCCTGTCTTGTAGCGCTGCTACTGCTGCTATCAGCGGGATGGGCACAGGCGGAACAGTTCGAGCGGGTCGGGGATTACAAGATTTATTACAGCGCGGTCAACACCAGCTTTCTGACGCCGGAAGTCGCGTCCGCCAACAATATTCAGCGCAGCAAGGTGCTGGCGCTGCTCAACGTCAGCGTCCGCGAACAACTCGAGAACGGCGAGGATCGCGCGGTCAACGCCACGGTCAACGGACAGGTCAGCAATCAGGCGGGCCAGGCACAGTCCTTGTCGTTTCGCCGGGTGCAGGACGGCGAAGCCATCTACTATCTGAGTACCTTTCGCATCCAGCCGGACGAGCCGATGAAGTTCGAACTCGACGTCACCTATGACGCCAACCAGCCGCCGGCGGAGGTCAATTTCATTCAGCGCTTCTACATCGATCCCTGA
- the metW gene encoding methionine biosynthesis protein MetW, whose translation MRADLKLIHDWVPQGARILDLGCGDGTLLASLARHKNVTGYGLEIDPDGITACIVRGVNVIEQDLNEGLANFDDDACDLVIMTQALQALQRPDLALDEMLRVAAECIIAFPNFAYWRHRIYLGLKGYMPVSKSLPHAWYDTPNIHLSTFNDFERLCRDKGLIISDRAVGNGDHEAHWSSRWWPNLFGETAIFRVSRG comes from the coding sequence ATGCGCGCGGACCTCAAGCTGATTCACGACTGGGTGCCCCAGGGCGCCCGGATACTCGATCTGGGCTGCGGCGACGGCACCCTGCTGGCGTCACTGGCCCGGCACAAGAACGTCACCGGCTACGGCCTGGAAATCGACCCCGACGGCATCACCGCCTGTATCGTCCGCGGGGTCAACGTAATCGAGCAGGATCTGAACGAAGGGTTGGCCAATTTTGACGACGATGCCTGCGACCTGGTGATCATGACCCAGGCGCTTCAGGCGTTGCAGCGCCCGGATCTCGCCCTGGACGAAATGCTGCGGGTCGCCGCGGAATGCATCATCGCCTTTCCCAATTTCGCCTACTGGCGCCATCGGATCTATCTTGGTCTCAAGGGCTACATGCCGGTATCCAAATCGCTGCCTCACGCCTGGTACGATACCCCCAACATCCATTTGTCGACCTTCAACGATTTTGAACGCCTGTGTCGGGACAAGGGTCTGATCATCAGCGATCGCGCCGTGGGCAATGGCGATCACGAGGCGCACTGGAGTTCCCGCTGGTGGCCTAATCTGTTTGGTGAAACGGCGATCTTTCGCGTCAGCCGCGGCTAG
- the metX gene encoding homoserine O-succinyltransferase MetX yields the protein MNAPPNASVGLVTPQTLHFDEPLALSCGRTLPGYDLVFETYGTLNAEASNAVLICHALSGHHHAAGYHDEGDRKPGWWDAHIGPGKSIDTERFFVVSLNNLGGCHGSTGPCSINPATGKPWGPDFPMMTVDDWVESQARLADRLGIQRFAAVVGGSLGGMQALRWSLAYPARIANALVIAATPKLTAQNIAFNEVARQAIRSDPDFHDGWYTAHRTVPRRGLKLARMVGHITYLSEVAMGSKFGRDLRSDDFNFDYGVEFQVESYLRYQGDAFSTSFDANTYLLMTKALDYFDPAASCGGDLAAALAPASCPFLVVSFTTDWRFPPARSKELVDALIRANKAVSYVNIDSPHGHDAFLLPEPRYRAVFAGFMQRIAAELEGY from the coding sequence ATGAACGCACCGCCCAATGCCTCCGTCGGGCTCGTCACCCCGCAGACGCTGCACTTCGACGAGCCTCTGGCGCTTTCCTGCGGGCGCACCCTGCCCGGCTACGACCTGGTGTTCGAAACCTACGGCACGCTCAACGCCGAGGCCAGCAACGCGGTGCTGATCTGCCACGCCCTGTCCGGCCACCACCACGCGGCGGGCTACCACGACGAAGGCGATCGCAAGCCCGGCTGGTGGGACGCGCATATCGGCCCGGGCAAGAGCATCGACACCGAGCGCTTCTTCGTCGTCTCTCTCAATAATCTCGGGGGCTGCCACGGCAGCACCGGTCCCTGCTCGATCAATCCAGCCACAGGCAAGCCCTGGGGACCGGATTTCCCGATGATGACCGTGGACGACTGGGTGGAAAGCCAGGCGCGTCTGGCGGATCGCCTAGGCATCCAGCGCTTCGCCGCGGTAGTGGGCGGAAGCCTCGGCGGCATGCAGGCGTTGCGCTGGTCCCTGGCCTATCCGGCGCGCATCGCCAACGCCCTGGTGATCGCCGCCACCCCCAAGCTGACGGCGCAGAATATCGCCTTCAACGAGGTGGCGCGCCAGGCGATTCGATCGGATCCGGACTTTCACGACGGCTGGTACACTGCCCATCGAACCGTGCCCAGGCGCGGGCTCAAGCTGGCGCGCATGGTCGGCCATATTACCTATCTGTCAGAAGTGGCCATGGGTTCGAAGTTCGGTCGCGACTTGCGCAGCGACGACTTCAATTTCGACTATGGGGTGGAGTTTCAGGTGGAGTCTTATCTGCGCTACCAGGGCGACGCCTTCTCGACCTCCTTCGACGCCAACACCTACCTGCTGATGACCAAGGCGCTGGACTATTTCGATCCCGCGGCGTCCTGCGGCGGCGATCTGGCGGCGGCCCTGGCCCCGGCCAGTTGCCCGTTTCTAGTGGTCAGTTTCACCACGGACTGGCGTTTTCCGCCGGCGCGTTCCAAGGAACTGGTTGACGCCTTGATTCGCGCCAACAAGGCGGTCAGCTATGTCAATATCGATTCGCCCCACGGCCATGATGCCTTCCTGCTGCCGGAGCCCCGCTATCGCGCGGTTTTCGCAGGGTTCATGCAACGCATCGCCGCCGAACTGGAGGGTTATTGA